A genomic stretch from Leptospira licerasiae serovar Varillal str. VAR 010 includes:
- the rpiB gene encoding ribose 5-phosphate isomerase B encodes MKKIGIASDHGGFELKEYLRKELADSIEILDFGVKDETSVDYPLVIADACKKVLSKEVDGLIALCGTGIGASIAANRHKGIRAALCHDEFTAEMSRRHNNANVLVLGGRVLGKELATRIAQKWLNTSFEAGRHERRVGQLDTIV; translated from the coding sequence ATGAAAAAAATTGGCATCGCTTCCGATCACGGCGGATTCGAACTCAAAGAATACCTTCGCAAAGAATTGGCGGACTCGATTGAGATCCTGGACTTTGGCGTAAAGGACGAGACCTCCGTGGATTATCCTTTGGTAATTGCAGACGCTTGCAAAAAAGTACTTTCAAAAGAAGTGGATGGACTGATCGCACTTTGTGGAACAGGAATTGGAGCTTCTATTGCAGCAAACCGTCATAAAGGGATCAGAGCTGCTCTTTGCCATGACGAGTTCACTGCAGAAATGTCTCGTCGTCATAACAATGCAAACGTATTGGTATTAGGCGGAAGAGTTTTAGGCAAAGAACTTGCTACCCGCATCGCTCAAAAATGGCTGAATACTTCTTTCGAAGCTGGACGTCATGAAAGAAGGGTGGGTCAGTTAGACACCATCGTTTAA
- a CDS encoding P83/100 family protein, with product MSRIRLAVFLIFLGSFSFPILAQEGPKLGEKEVRSSGKVNFVNRSAARADEETKGSNARTGAGLSEALKKDPKSAASADGITAIRILPDEKEKKFGADLISIGKDADYGHINSIQRILSGYVKANFGYSEANSDTLATYILYYNAIHRKATDYVKRKYNTEVVKNAQNDKIGIGRRYTEWPGKTQIIIPIVFNVLSDDGKDLDTDELEKEVNKDLDKKKEGQDDKKKMNDLQNEKAEEEKRKLQDKKEENRKKQEDASNKEREAEREIQELNKDPVKNKQKIVQKQEERKQAQQEQQKAKKEEQQLKEKEKEIAKKEESRKSDSKSSSSSSDSKSSSSGDSKKSEAKSDDNKSKEELKQELKETKKELETVKEEQKKKEDFDKNVVGGKILFLKTLKYTSDGHYSNELNALDPTKDDVIFKGDFNKICGRTFEVIDGKALVVGYESDHSAAHKLILIDQETLKPAVWSADSVFWRSPMIIKGEEVYAFEERNGKYYLSRYDKGLKKTAGSEEEISPNSNVTFFGEKIYVTGKEEGSGKTEIAVFSKADLKLIKKIKP from the coding sequence ATGTCACGGATTCGACTGGCCGTATTTCTAATCTTCCTCGGAAGTTTTAGCTTTCCGATCCTCGCCCAAGAAGGGCCTAAACTTGGAGAAAAGGAAGTTCGTTCTTCCGGAAAAGTGAACTTCGTCAATAGATCCGCGGCAAGAGCGGACGAAGAGACAAAAGGAAGTAATGCAAGAACCGGAGCCGGATTATCCGAGGCATTAAAGAAGGATCCTAAATCGGCAGCTTCTGCGGATGGGATCACTGCGATCCGTATCCTTCCCGATGAGAAAGAAAAAAAATTCGGCGCCGATCTGATCAGCATCGGTAAAGACGCAGATTACGGACATATCAACTCTATCCAAAGGATACTTTCCGGGTATGTTAAAGCAAACTTTGGATATTCAGAAGCGAATTCGGATACATTAGCGACTTATATACTTTATTACAACGCGATCCATCGTAAGGCGACCGATTATGTGAAGCGTAAATACAACACCGAAGTTGTAAAGAACGCACAAAACGATAAGATCGGTATCGGTAGACGTTATACGGAATGGCCTGGAAAAACTCAGATCATCATTCCCATCGTGTTTAACGTTCTTTCCGACGATGGAAAGGATCTGGATACGGATGAGCTGGAGAAAGAAGTCAATAAGGACCTGGACAAAAAGAAAGAAGGCCAAGACGACAAGAAAAAAATGAACGACCTTCAAAACGAGAAGGCAGAAGAAGAGAAGCGTAAACTCCAGGACAAAAAAGAAGAGAATAGAAAAAAACAAGAAGATGCTTCCAACAAAGAAAGAGAAGCTGAAAGAGAGATCCAGGAACTGAACAAAGATCCTGTTAAGAACAAACAAAAGATCGTTCAAAAACAGGAAGAACGTAAACAGGCCCAACAAGAACAACAAAAGGCCAAAAAAGAAGAGCAACAATTAAAGGAAAAAGAGAAAGAGATCGCGAAAAAAGAAGAATCTCGTAAATCTGATTCCAAGTCTTCCTCATCATCTTCCGATTCCAAAAGTTCTTCCTCCGGAGACTCAAAAAAATCAGAAGCTAAGTCCGACGATAATAAATCCAAGGAAGAGTTAAAACAAGAACTGAAGGAAACCAAAAAGGAACTGGAAACGGTAAAAGAGGAACAGAAGAAAAAAGAAGATTTCGATAAGAACGTTGTCGGAGGAAAAATTCTGTTCTTAAAAACCTTAAAGTACACTTCAGATGGGCATTATAGCAATGAGCTTAATGCATTAGATCCTACCAAAGATGATGTAATCTTCAAAGGAGACTTTAATAAGATTTGCGGGCGCACATTCGAAGTAATCGATGGAAAAGCTCTCGTAGTCGGTTACGAGTCAGATCACTCTGCGGCTCACAAACTTATACTGATAGACCAAGAAACATTAAAGCCTGCTGTTTGGTCTGCAGATTCCGTATTCTGGCGTTCTCCAATGATCATCAAAGGTGAAGAGGTTTATGCCTTTGAAGAAAGAAACGGAAAATATTATTTAAGCCGTTACGACAAAGGTTTAAAGAAAACTGCCGGAAGTGAAGAAGAGATCAGCCCGAACTCCAATGTAACTTTCTTCGGTGAAAAAATTTACGTTACGGGCAAGGAAGAAGGTTCCGGAAAAACGGAGATTGCAGTGTTCAGTAAAGCCGATCTTAAATTGATCAAAAAGATCAAACCTTAA
- a CDS encoding tetratricopeptide repeat protein: protein MRFLCIVILFCAGLSASYSQEENRREWNKAAKQKVSLLHQSGKEAESLPFLEEYVKKNPNELIYKLYLARALFWRADLELPGHSEDVFSRMEKVRKIRDNYLRAASLFEENVGYLGKVSPRDPDLGKWTFLWAMSEWYAGREDRAIQLFKKSFKHDFRLNQANYNIAAIYESLGQILDSQIYYGTYLKNEKELKEEE from the coding sequence ATGCGCTTTCTCTGTATTGTAATTTTATTTTGTGCCGGTCTATCTGCTTCTTATTCCCAAGAAGAGAATAGAAGGGAATGGAATAAGGCTGCGAAACAGAAAGTTTCACTTCTTCACCAAAGCGGAAAGGAAGCGGAGAGTCTCCCTTTCTTAGAAGAATACGTCAAAAAAAATCCGAACGAGTTAATCTACAAACTCTACCTGGCTCGGGCACTTTTTTGGAGAGCCGATTTGGAATTGCCCGGTCATTCCGAAGATGTATTTTCAAGAATGGAGAAGGTACGAAAAATTCGGGACAATTATCTGCGAGCTGCGAGTCTTTTCGAGGAGAATGTGGGCTATTTAGGAAAGGTAAGTCCAAGAGATCCCGATTTGGGTAAGTGGACCTTTTTATGGGCTATGTCGGAGTGGTATGCGGGGAGGGAAGACCGGGCCATCCAGCTGTTTAAAAAGTCTTTTAAACATGATTTTCGTTTAAACCAGGCGAATTATAATATTGCGGCGATTTACGAAAGCCTGGGACAGATACTAGATTCTCAAATTTATTACGGAACCTACTTGAAAAACGAAAAGGAACTGAAAGAAGAGGAGTAA
- the serC gene encoding 3-phosphoserine/phosphohydroxythreonine transaminase: protein MSKFERRIYNFCAGPAMLPTPVMEKAASEFLNYRGSGMSIMEDSHRGKLFEEVLDTSLSLLRELLSVPENYEIMFLSGGASLHFSALPLNLLKEGESADFAVTGIWAKKAMEEALRFNPVKKIYDGEDHKYTESPELNDSMVNPGAGYVYITSNNTLLGTRYATIPNITKAPLIADMTSEILSRKIDVSKFGAIFAGAQKNIGPSGLSVLIIRKDLLGRSGRTVPILMDYALTAKNKSMYNTPPTYSIYMSKLVFEWLKDLGGVEKIEKMNEEKAKILYDYLGTTSFYNAPVKPNSRSVMNVVFTLHDKNLESKFLAGAEEIGLHGLEGHRLVGGLRASIYNSMPKEGVIALVEYMKEFEKKA, encoded by the coding sequence ATGAGCAAATTTGAGCGCCGAATCTACAATTTTTGCGCAGGCCCTGCGATGCTTCCCACTCCAGTCATGGAAAAGGCAGCTTCCGAGTTTCTGAACTATCGCGGGTCCGGTATGTCCATTATGGAAGACAGTCATAGGGGAAAACTTTTTGAAGAAGTCCTGGATACTTCCCTTTCCTTGCTCAGAGAATTATTATCCGTTCCCGAAAATTACGAAATTATGTTTCTTTCCGGAGGAGCTAGCCTTCACTTCTCCGCCCTACCCTTAAATCTCCTAAAAGAAGGAGAGTCCGCAGATTTTGCAGTCACAGGTATCTGGGCAAAAAAGGCTATGGAAGAAGCACTTAGATTCAACCCGGTCAAAAAAATTTACGATGGAGAGGATCATAAATACACCGAGTCTCCGGAACTAAACGACTCCATGGTAAATCCTGGAGCAGGTTATGTGTATATCACTTCTAATAATACTTTATTAGGAACTCGTTATGCAACAATCCCGAATATAACTAAGGCTCCTTTGATCGCGGATATGACTTCCGAAATTCTTTCCAGAAAAATAGATGTGAGTAAATTCGGTGCAATATTTGCGGGAGCACAAAAGAATATCGGGCCTTCCGGTTTAAGTGTGCTCATCATACGCAAAGACTTACTTGGTCGCTCTGGCAGAACAGTTCCGATATTGATGGATTATGCTTTGACCGCAAAAAATAAATCCATGTACAATACTCCACCTACTTATTCCATTTACATGTCCAAACTTGTATTCGAATGGTTAAAGGATCTAGGTGGAGTGGAAAAGATCGAAAAGATGAACGAAGAGAAGGCAAAAATCCTCTACGATTATCTGGGCACCACTTCCTTCTATAATGCTCCGGTAAAACCGAATTCAAGATCCGTAATGAATGTCGTATTCACTCTGCATGACAAAAATTTAGAATCTAAGTTTTTGGCGGGAGCAGAAGAAATAGGACTCCACGGTTTGGAAGGTCATAGACTAGTCGGCGGCTTAAGAGCTTCTATCTATAACTCTATGCCTAAGGAAGGTGTAATTGCCTTAGTGGAATACATGAAGGAATTCGAGAAGAAGGCCTAA
- a CDS encoding DUF4345 family protein — MMQTQSISDQTGSLISWITKIFLALNLAVYAGFTVAFLLFPIPLANVIGYTIHSSAALADFRAMYSGLCFGVGLLVYYGLVKQEFRTQAILLSVASAAGLFIARLYTLFLDGPGNEYIYLSMATEIVSVFLGAWLLRKN; from the coding sequence ATGATGCAAACTCAATCCATTTCAGATCAAACCGGTTCACTTATCAGTTGGATCACCAAAATTTTTCTGGCTCTAAATTTAGCTGTATACGCCGGATTTACCGTGGCATTCCTTCTGTTTCCAATTCCTTTGGCAAATGTTATCGGTTATACGATACATTCCAGTGCAGCGCTTGCGGATTTTAGGGCGATGTATTCCGGATTATGTTTCGGGGTCGGGCTTTTAGTATATTACGGCTTAGTAAAACAGGAATTTAGGACCCAGGCAATTCTTCTTTCAGTAGCAAGTGCTGCAGGATTGTTTATCGCAAGACTATACACTTTATTTCTGGATGGACCAGGAAACGAATACATCTACTTAAGTATGGCTACTGAGATCGTCTCCGTATTTTTAGGGGCTTGGCTTTTAAGAAAAAATTAA